The following DNA comes from Micromonospora chokoriensis.
GGAGCGGCTGTTCCGACTCAAGCAGCAGGGCGTCACGCTGGTGCTCACCACCCACTACATGGACGAGGCCGAGCAGCTCTGCGACCGCCTCGTGGTGATGGACGGCGGGCGGATCGTCGCGGAGGGTTCGCCCCGCGCCCTGATCGAGCAGCACTCCACCCGTGAGGTGGTCGAGCTGCGATTCGCCGCCGAGTCCCAGGAACCGTTCGCGGGCAAGCTCGCCGGGCTGGGGGAGCGGGTCGAGGTGCTGCCCGACCGGATCCTGCTCTACGTGCCGGACGGCGACGCGGCGGTCGCCGAGGTCACCGCGCTGGGGCTCAACCCGGCCAACGTGCTGGTCCGGCGCAGCGGCCTGGAGGACGTCTTCCTGCACCTGACCGGTCGCACCCTCGTCGACTGACCGTCCACGATCACGGTCGACTGCTTTTGATCTTGCGCGTACCATCGGCCGGCCGAGGAAGGCTTCCGATCACGGGGGTGTCATGTCCGATCTGCTGACCGCCAACCGACGTCAGGCCGGGCTCACCGCCCTCTACCTGGGCATCTTCGCGATGGTCTGGTTCAGTGTGCCGGCGGCAGAGCAACCGCTGCGGGCCCTGCTCGTGGTGGGCAGCATCGCCGCACTGCTCACCGCCGTGTTGGGCGGTGTGCTGTCCGCCCGCCTCCGAGGGGCCGGCAGCCCCCGGGACCGGGCAGCCGACCGCCCGTACCTGCTCATCGTCGTCGCCGAGTTCGCCGCCGCCGGGCTGGGTGCCGCCGTGCTGATCGCCGCCGGCCGGTCCGAGTACGTGCCGGTGCTGGTCTGCCTGGTGGTCGGCCTGCACTTCTTCCCGCTCGCCCCGCTCCTGCGGGATCCGCTGCTTCGTCCCCTCGGTGGCGCACTGTGCCTGGTCGCGGCGGCAGGGCTCGTCACCGGTCTCGCCTCGGCGGTCTCCGCCGGCCTGGTGGTCGGCGTCGGCGCGGGACTGCTGCTGCTCGGTTACGCCGTGCAGGCACTGGTCCGCGCGTACCGACCGACCTGACCAACTGCCCACGCACCGCTTCAACGGGCACGGGCCCAGGTGATGAATCGGTCGCTCAGCCGGTCGTGACCGGCCTGGCCGGCGAGGTCCCCCGCCGCCTCGTAGAGCAATGCCGCGAGGTAGACGAGCAGACCGACCCGGTCCTCCCGGTACTCGCCGAGCAGCGACAGGCGAGCCGGCGAGCAGGGCCACGCCGCGCCGCAGACCCGGCAGCGCCAGGACGGGCGCGCCGCCACGTGTGGACGGTACCGGGGCATCAGTGGCCGCCACCGTCATCAGCCGACCAGGTGCGTCTGTCATGAGTCGACCAGGTGTGTCGCACGAAGGAACCTCCAACGCGTGGGTGGGAGCGCCCCGGATCGGGGGTCGCGGGACGCTCCCGGCCTGGTTCCGCCCGTCGTCCGATCCCGTGAGCGGTTCCGCTGCGTGACAGTCTGGTGTGGACCCGACTACGGTGGGAGGTTCCGCACGCCGACGACCAGGGCGTACGGCGACTGGCCCAGCACGGTACGAAGATGTACGGGGGTTGTCCGTGGAAAGCTCGTCCATGCTGGAGCACTTCGCCGAGGAACTGCGGCTGGCTCGCGCCAGCACTGGGATGTCGCAGGCGGCGCTGGCCGAGGCGTTGAGCTATTCCGGGGCCCTGGTCGCCAAGGTGGAGACATCCGAGCGCCGGCCGAGCCTGGACTTCGCGCGCCGGTGTGACGCCGTGTTCCAGGCCGACGGACGATTCGAGCGCATCCAACGGCGGATCAGCCGGGAAGCCGTGGTGCCGTGGTTCCGCGACTGGGCCGGCATCGAACAGGAAACCACAGCGCTGCGGTGGTTCGAGCCGCTCTATGTGCCGGGTCTGGTGCAGACCGAGAGTTACGCTCGCGCCATCCTGGCCGGTGCTGGGCTCTTCGCGGCCGACGAGGTCGAGCAGCAGGTGACCGCCCGGCTGGACCGACAGGCCGTGCTCACGCGGGACCGGCCGCCGCTGCTCAGCGTGGTCGTCGATGAGTACACGCTGCGCCGCCACATCGGCGGACCGGAGGTGATGCGCGAGCAGTTGCGTCACCTGGTGAAGCTCGGCTCCGCCCTGTCCCGGGTCCGAATCCAGGTCGTTCCGCTGTCTGCCGGTGCGTACGCTGGGCTCGACGGGCCCTTCGTGATCGCCACCGCAGCCACCGGTGAGGACGTCGTCTACCTGGATGGGCAGCGCCACGGGCAGGTGATCGACCGGTCCGAGTATGTGCGGCAGATGGTCGAGGTGTGGGAGTCGATCCGGGGTGAGGCACTATCGCAGCAGCAGTCCCTCGACCTGATCGCGGAGGTGGCGGAGACATGGATCTGACCGGCGCCCGGTGGCGCAAGAGCACCCGTAGCAACGGCAGTGGCGGTGCCTGTGTGGAGGTTGCCGACAACCTGTCTGGGCTGGTGGCCGTCCGCGACTCCAAGGACCCGGCCGGGCCGGTGCTCGTCTTCACGCCCGACGCGTGGCGCACGTTCGTCCGGTCCGATCCGGTTCGCTCGGTGTGATCGAGTCCAGGTCGGCGATATAGGGGTGTCCCGGCGCGGCAAGGCCGCCGCGTTGCGTCAGTCCGTTGATCGACTCGGATTTCCGGGAAAACGGGGCATCCCCCGTGACTGATACCCCGACGTCCTGCAACCCGAGTCGATCAAGGCGGCGGGCGCGTCGACCGAGGCGGCCAGCGCCCAGACCGAGGCGGCCAGCGTGTCGACCGAGGCGGCCAGCGTGTCGACCGAGGCCGGTGCGTCGGTCGAGGCCGGCGAAACCCGGGCGACGCGTCGACTGCGTCGCCGTAGGGTGACCGACGTTGTCGTACCCCGGGGGTAGACAGGTCGTGGTGCCGACGCGGTGGGCGGGGTGGTCGTGTGAGTGTGGCGGGATCGGCGCGGTTCCCGTGGGTGCCGGCGTATTCGGTGTTCGAGCACTACCTGGTCGGTCTGCGGCGCACCTGGCGGGCGGGCGTGTTCTCCTCGTTCCTGTTGCCGGTGCTGACGGTGCTCGGCTTC
Coding sequences within:
- a CDS encoding helix-turn-helix domain-containing protein, which codes for MESSSMLEHFAEELRLARASTGMSQAALAEALSYSGALVAKVETSERRPSLDFARRCDAVFQADGRFERIQRRISREAVVPWFRDWAGIEQETTALRWFEPLYVPGLVQTESYARAILAGAGLFAADEVEQQVTARLDRQAVLTRDRPPLLSVVVDEYTLRRHIGGPEVMREQLRHLVKLGSALSRVRIQVVPLSAGAYAGLDGPFVIATAATGEDVVYLDGQRHGQVIDRSEYVRQMVEVWESIRGEALSQQQSLDLIAEVAETWI
- a CDS encoding flavin reductase → MAARPSWRCRVCGAAWPCSPARLSLLGEYREDRVGLLVYLAALLYEAAGDLAGQAGHDRLSDRFITWARAR
- a CDS encoding DUF397 domain-containing protein, producing the protein MDLTGARWRKSTRSNGSGGACVEVADNLSGLVAVRDSKDPAGPVLVFTPDAWRTFVRSDPVRSV